Below is a genomic region from Oryzias melastigma strain HK-1 linkage group LG7, ASM292280v2, whole genome shotgun sequence.
CAATCACCGCACAGAGGCGGGTCTTAGCTCCAATCTTAACAAAATGGCgactgttgttgttttgccGCAGGGTCGGTGAATAAATCCGTTAGACGCTTTGGATCATTTCTACATTATTTTGTGGAAAGGGTGCAGAAAAAAGCCAGTTTCCACAAAGAGTTTACTCTCCGTGGGCTGCAATGAAGGGAAAGGAGCGGTCGCCGATTAAAAAACGGTCCCGGGCCTTGGACGACATTCGAGAGAGGGGAGGATGCCACCCGACCAGCAAGAAAATGGGGGCTCTGTCCGTCTCCAGTGGGAGTAATAATGGAAACAGTTCGTCCAAAAGCGACAGCGGCTCGACGAGACGGAGCTTGTTGGGTGAGAAAAGGGACAGAGACTTTGAGAGTCACAGTCGGACTGGAAATAATCACAGCTGTCAGTCTGCGGCGTCCAGCTCCGTCGGTAAAAACCACAGCCTGAGCCTGTCGCTGGACCTAGCCTCCCCGCGAGCCTCCTCGCGCGCGGAGCCGCGTGTTCCGCCGCCCAGCACCGAGAGTGAGTACAAAACACTCAAAATCAGCGACCTTGGGACTCAGCTGAGCGAGGAGGACATCGAAGACGGGCTTTTTCACGAATTCAAAAAGTTCGGCGACGTGAGCGTCAAAATTAGCCGCAGCAACGACGAGCGGATCGCGTTTGTTAACTTCAGGAAGCCGGAGGACGCCAGGGCTGCTAAGCACGCCAGGGGCCGGCTCGTGCTCTACGACCGGCCGCTGAAGATCGAGGCCGTGTACACGACCCGGAGGAGGAGCCGCTCCCCCGTGGAGAGGGACCTGTACAGCGCAGCACAGAGTCACAGACACTTGCAGAGACCCCTCTCGCCCACCGCCCTGGGCTACAGAGACTACCGGCTGCAGCAGCTGGCTTTGGGACGGCTCCCCCCTCCCCCGCCGCCCCCTCTGCCCAGAGAACTGGACCGGGACAGAGAGTTTGCCCTGTTTGAAGCCAGGGCACGTCCAGCTTTCCTGGCGGAGCGAGCAGCTTTTCGTGAAGAGGATTTAATATCTCCAGAGGATGACCAAAGAGCAAACAGGACTTTGTTTTTAGGCAACTTGGACATCACTATAGCAGAAGCAGACCTGAGGCGGGCTTTCGACAGGTTCGGGGTCATTACAGAGGTGGACATCAAAAGACCATCGCGAGGACAGACCAGCACATATGGATTTCTTAAGTTTGAGAACCTTGACATGGCTCACCGTGCTAAGCTCAGCATGTCTGGAAAAATAGTGGGCCGCAACCCTATTAAAATCGGCTATGGAAAAGCAACGCCCACAACCCGCTTGTGGGTCGGTGGACTTGGACCGTGGGTTCCTTTAGCCGCCCTGGCCAGAGAATTTGATCGCTTTGGCACCATAAGGACCATTGACTACAGAAAAGGTGACACTTGGGCCTACATCCAGTATGAAAGCTTAGATGCTGCGCAAGCTGCTTGGACACACATGAGAGGCTTCCCGCTGGGAGGCCCAGAGAGGAGACTTCGGGTGGATTTTGCAGACACTGAGCACCGTTACCAGCAGCAGTTCTTGCAGCCTCTCCCTATTCCACCGTTTGACATGGTGGCTGACTCGTTTGTTCACCGCGCCACGCCTGAACCTCTGAGAGTCAGAGATCGGACTCCACCTCCACTTCACTTCAGGGACAGAGAGCTCTTTCCAGCAACGGAGTGGCCCAATCCAGCCCTTCGTGAGCGGGTGCGGGCATCCCCATTCGAGCCTCTGGAACATTTGGAACGCGAGCGGAGAACTCGAGAGCCTTGGTCTTTGGAGCGGGAGCTGCAAGGACGAGAACCAGGGCGTAAGAGGCGCTTATTGGAGGACGGGCGCCACCTAGATCACTCTCCTGACAGCACTGAGAGGACAGTAAGGCGGAGGCGTTCTTCTCCTGATGGCAGTCCTGGAGGCAGCAGCAGAGACGGAGGACGTTTCAGTGACTCTGAGCACCCTGTGCACAGTGAAACCGCCTCACCAGCCAGAGAACATGTCATTAGCCTTGAAAGAGGTGGGGCTGATCGGAGAGTCAAAAGCCAGAGTCTTTCTGAAAAGGGACTCTCAAGCAGCAGCTTTTCCTCTGCAGGAGAGCGGAAACGCAAAGCAGGCGACGGTGGCAAAGCGCCTGCCAAGAGAGAACGCTCTGAAAGCAGCTCTAAAGGAGCGCAGCAGTCCAAACCCGATGGCACCAAACTCATCTTGGCATGGCGTGGCATGCTGCTCCTAAAAAACAGCAACTTCCCAGCCAGCATGCACCTCCTGGAAGGTGACTACGGCGTTGCCAGCGACCTGCTCGTCGACAGCACAACCGGCAGGCAGGTGAGCGAGCTAAAGATCACACAGCGACTCCGCCTGGACCAGCCGAAGCTCGACGAGGTGTCTCGGCGCATCAAAGTCGCGGGTCCCGGCGGCTACGCCATCCTGCTGGCAGTTCCTGGAAGCACAGAGGACACATCTTCATCTGACCCTGCGGCCTCAACTCAGCGGCCCCTTCGCAACCTGGTGTCCTACCTCAACCAAAAACAAGCAGCTGGGGTCATCAGCCTGCCTGTGGGAGGGAGCAGAGATAAAGACAACACGGGGGTTCTTCATGCTTTCCCCCCCTGTGATTTCTCCCAGCAGTTCCTGGATTCCTCTGCAAAAGCTCTGGCAAAAAGTGAAGAAGACTATCTGGTCATGATTGTGGTTCGTGgagcatcttaaaaaaaaaaaaagaaaagaaaaaaaaagaaaaaaaagtgcactaTGTTCAAGTggaatataagaaaaaagtctgcTGTATGTCAGTAATTATTGCATGCTGTGTTCTGCATTGTGGGGTACACTAGTATGGTTCTTGAGTGTTTGTAAGTTGCCATGTAATTCACTAAAGACATGGTGCCCTGCTACAAaactaaaaggttaaaaataactTGAGTGAATTTGATCAGTCACAAATCTAAACTTCCTTGTGAAATGGTTCGTTAGAAATCGAAAACTTGGgatttattagttaaaaaagagaaaaacttcagAGCCCTATGCGATAAAGaatcacattattttattttaagcttttattacatcatttttttgttcctgatATATTGCATTACCTCAGCCTGTACTGGAGGTGTTTCTGTGACAGtaatttgcaggaaaaaaaagcaaaaaaaaaaaaaaaccttcctgCCTTGATCTAAAGTGCAGtaatttgtcatcttttttctttgaactcaaagtttttgagaaaatgaaaaagaagggGTTCTATTCACTGTTAAACATGTCAATAATctgtattttggtttttaaagggAGATTTGATGTCCCAATAAGGTTAAAACACATCACACAACTCCATAAACAAACAGCATCCGATGACTTGGCAGTGGTTTCTtgttaaaatgacaacatttgtgttcaaagttgGAGAAAGGAGTTGTGCTCTGTGTTTTACCTCGGTTCTACAGTTAAAGTTAATTTGGATAAAGGTCAAATATATTTCAGTTAGTTTTGTGaacttttgctgaaaaaaaaaatcaggttttgttgaattaattgaattgttttttttgttgccgaAATGTAGCAGAACTGGGAGGCTAATATCTGTGTGGACAGCTAAACACTAACATTTCAACAGTTTTCTTGCCCAGGGAACAGCCCATAATATgcaaaatgaatgaatgcaaaaacttacatttcagttttagaattttttctttctaaccattttgttttaataacatttaatttagtgcacccctttttttttaccccacaTGGATGCTTCCAGAAGTTACAGTAGAGTGGAGCAGGATAGCTGGAAGGTTAATGTATGAAAGTCAGGCATTTACTTCCTGTAAACAATCAAAATCCGTGACATGCTGGTATAGAGGGAGAAGCCTGGTATTTTTTACCACCAGTAGGTCCGTGCAGTTTTATGGTTTTAGATGTACATTAgcagtaaatgttaaattttagaGCTCTTTAAGTATTTCTACTTATGCTTGCCAATATTTCCCCCAAAGTCTGCTGACCCTATAAACTCCAGTATGTTTGTCATGCAGTAGTTACTCTGTAAAATGATAATTTGCTGACTTTTGGTTTCATGTGTACcgaaaaaaacaatgtgtggCAGACTGGTTGTACATGTGAACAACAGACCCGCGGAAACCGCCGGACTCCTGTGGAGACGAGCTGCAAGACTCTGCAGAAAGAAGCGGCACCCTAGTGTTTGTGAGTCCTCACTGACGAGGCAGCTTTTAAGTTGTGTAGCCCATCTGCACCTGTGATGACTTCTGTTTTTAAGTGGAAAAATTGAGCAATGTACGCTGTGTCGTGGAAAAGGATGATCCGTTGTGCCCATGCCAAGCTATTGACATACCTGCAAGTGCGTTTGGGCCCTTAATGTGACAGATTATCAATAAATTGTTCATTTGAAGGGAGACCTGTTTCTTCGGTGGAAGTGAATTGAGGAAACACGCTGCAATAACTTGTTGTGTTTCAAAGGAGTTTTCACTTGAGTGGAGACGGTTTGCACGTTGTTTAGCTCCAGTGAGGAGAGACCCGTGTTTCGTGTGAGGATAACTGTTTGCTTGCAGGCCGGTGCTCTAAAGTTGCTCGGCGCACATGAATGCCTCCCTCAACTCCTTCATACGATCAAGACGGAGGAGCTTCCACCCGCCTTTGCTTCAACCGGCGTGAAACGTTTCGCTCAGCCGTGCAGTCTGGAAGGGCTGACATGCCAGTGTCCAGCTGTGGCCAAAACTCCAGAGATTTCTTGTGCTTCTGAGTAGGAGGCAAGAGAAAGTTCATCCCTGACCGCCACGGAGAATGACATAACTGAGACCTCCATAGCATCAGCTGAACAACTCAGCTGGTTGGTTTTCATTACACTGCCCGGTTAGGATTTGATTTGACTTGTCATGTTTGCATCAAGGGGAGAGGATTGCTTCAAATCTCAGCTAGGAATATTGTTGACTGCTGTCTTTGTGCTCTCC
It encodes:
- the rbm15 gene encoding RNA-binding protein 15; this translates as MKGKERSPIKKRSRALDDIRERGGCHPTSKKMGALSVSSGSNNGNSSSKSDSGSTRRSLLGEKRDRDFESHSRTGNNHSCQSAASSSVGKNHSLSLSLDLASPRASSRAEPRVPPPSTESEYKTLKISDLGTQLSEEDIEDGLFHEFKKFGDVSVKISRSNDERIAFVNFRKPEDARAAKHARGRLVLYDRPLKIEAVYTTRRRSRSPVERDLYSAAQSHRHLQRPLSPTALGYRDYRLQQLALGRLPPPPPPPLPRELDRDREFALFEARARPAFLAERAAFREEDLISPEDDQRANRTLFLGNLDITIAEADLRRAFDRFGVITEVDIKRPSRGQTSTYGFLKFENLDMAHRAKLSMSGKIVGRNPIKIGYGKATPTTRLWVGGLGPWVPLAALAREFDRFGTIRTIDYRKGDTWAYIQYESLDAAQAAWTHMRGFPLGGPERRLRVDFADTEHRYQQQFLQPLPIPPFDMVADSFVHRATPEPLRVRDRTPPPLHFRDRELFPATEWPNPALRERVRASPFEPLEHLERERRTREPWSLERELQGREPGRKRRLLEDGRHLDHSPDSTERTVRRRRSSPDGSPGGSSRDGGRFSDSEHPVHSETASPAREHVISLERGGADRRVKSQSLSEKGLSSSSFSSAGERKRKAGDGGKAPAKRERSESSSKGAQQSKPDGTKLILAWRGMLLLKNSNFPASMHLLEGDYGVASDLLVDSTTGRQVSELKITQRLRLDQPKLDEVSRRIKVAGPGGYAILLAVPGSTEDTSSSDPAASTQRPLRNLVSYLNQKQAAGVISLPVGGSRDKDNTGVLHAFPPCDFSQQFLDSSAKALAKSEEDYLVMIVVRGAS